Proteins found in one Patescibacteria group bacterium genomic segment:
- a CDS encoding ribonuclease H-like YkuK family protein, whose amino-acid sequence MRAGNFFISPTKGKMAIDKVVDDLVAFMSEQPDYSYRLVIGTDSKTKKLTGGEKVSFVTAVVIHRKSKGGRYFWQKKKVTNLKSLRDKIYTETLLSIRLAEKIVPQLTQKLNGERYKLEIHIDVGDVGPTREMIKEVVGMVNGNGFVAKTKPEAYGAFVVADKHT is encoded by the coding sequence ATGAGGGCAGGTAATTTTTTTATTAGTCCTACTAAAGGTAAGATGGCCATTGATAAAGTGGTTGATGATTTAGTGGCTTTTATGAGTGAACAGCCGGACTATTCTTATCGGCTGGTGATTGGCACGGACTCAAAGACTAAAAAATTGACTGGTGGCGAGAAAGTGAGTTTTGTTACGGCCGTAGTCATTCACCGGAAAAGTAAGGGCGGTCGTTATTTCTGGCAGAAAAAGAAAGTTACCAATTTAAAAAGTCTTCGAGATAAAATTTATACAGAAACCCTTCTTTCAATTCGTTTAGCCGAAAAAATTGTTCCTCAATTAACCCAGAAATTAAATGGGGAAAGATATAAACTGGAAATTCACATTGATGTCGGTGATGTTGGTCCGACTCGAGAAATGATTAAGGAAGTCGTTGGTATGGTTAATGGTAATGGTTTTGTGGCCAAAACTAAACCGGAAGCTTATGGCGCTTTTGTTGTTGCTGACAAGCACACCTAA
- a CDS encoding NAD(P)-dependent oxidoreductase: MKKVLGTGLSGLVGSRIVELLGKKFDFQNLDLTTNIDITDKDQLEKIIGSSQADSLIHLAAFTDVNQAWEQRGDKKGPCYQINVVGTRNLAQLCQQYNKYLIHFSTDFIFDGKKKTAYKETDKPQPIEWYGQTKYWAEEEIKKLTNNFCILRIAFPYRAKFEPKIDLIRRMIKGFEEKSLYPMFADQITTPTFIDDIAFGLEKILESKPKGVFHLVSSSFQSPYDLALEIADVFGFDKKLVKKGSLAEYQKKQSKSDRPWHKFLGLSNEKIEKELGIKMKTLREGLEKMKIQLSN; this comes from the coding sequence ATGAAAAAGGTTTTAGGTACTGGTTTGTCAGGCTTAGTTGGTTCAAGAATTGTTGAGCTTCTTGGAAAAAAATTTGATTTCCAAAATCTGGATTTAACCACCAATATTGATATTACTGATAAAGATCAGTTAGAGAAAATTATTGGTTCTAGTCAGGCTGATTCCTTAATTCATTTGGCTGCTTTTACTGATGTTAATCAGGCCTGGGAACAACGCGGTGATAAAAAAGGACCTTGTTATCAAATTAATGTTGTGGGAACGCGCAATCTGGCTCAATTATGTCAGCAATATAACAAATATCTAATTCATTTTTCCACTGATTTTATTTTTGATGGCAAGAAAAAAACAGCCTACAAAGAAACGGATAAACCTCAGCCAATCGAATGGTATGGCCAGACTAAATATTGGGCTGAAGAAGAAATAAAAAAACTGACAAATAATTTTTGTATCTTGAGAATTGCTTTTCCTTATCGGGCCAAATTTGAACCCAAAATTGATTTGATTAGGAGAATGATTAAGGGTTTCGAAGAAAAGAGTCTTTATCCGATGTTTGCTGATCAGATTACGACACCAACCTTCATTGACGATATTGCTTTTGGGTTAGAAAAGATTCTTGAATCAAAACCAAAAGGCGTTTTTCATTTAGTCTCTTCAAGTTTTCAATCACCCTATGATTTAGCTCTGGAGATAGCTGATGTTTTTGGTTTTGATAAAAAGTTAGTCAAAAAAGGTTCTTTAGCAGAATATCAAAAGAAACAATCAAAATCAGATCGTCCTTGGCATAAGTTTTTAGGCCTTTCTAATGAAAAAATAGAGAAGGAATTAGGTATTAAGATGAAGACTTTAAGAGAAGGACTGGAGAAGATGAAAATACAATTGTCTAATTAA
- a CDS encoding RtcB family protein, which yields MEIQLKNIGLNRWQIEKLPQMRADVVVYVKEELLAKVKEDRSLEQLAQAASLPKLVSPVIAMPDVHEGFGLPIGGIMVTNGLVSSGAVGMDINCGIRFLYSQLKYDPKLFPSETLKLLINRIQREIPVGLGQRRREAIPNLPFREIVYHGAQALIKKGYGEKEDVESIEENGRMAGADPNNLSERAIKRAEKEVGTLGSGNHFIEIQVLEKIYDQDLAKKWGLFENQICVMIHTGSRALGHQTCIDYTKRFSEEEANYGIKAPIPNLAALPTDSPAGTAYLSAMAACVNFAFANRQLISHYVRDVFKRLFKTKEAKLTLLYDVAHNIAKWEKHQGKEVLVHRKGATRALPANHEQNPKHYLETGHPSLVPGSMGAPSYIMVGLPDTRETYFSINHGAGRAMSRSEAKRRIKKEEFEKQMGGIIYNKPFHVIADEAPQAYKDINLVIETLVEAGLSKKVCHLRPLAVIKGD from the coding sequence ATGGAGATTCAACTTAAAAACATTGGTCTTAACCGCTGGCAGATAGAAAAACTTCCCCAAATGAGAGCCGATGTTGTAGTTTACGTTAAAGAAGAACTCTTGGCAAAAGTCAAAGAAGACCGGTCTCTAGAACAACTCGCTCAAGCGGCTTCTTTACCCAAGCTTGTCTCACCGGTCATTGCCATGCCTGATGTCCATGAAGGTTTTGGTTTACCGATTGGCGGCATCATGGTCACTAATGGTCTTGTTTCTTCAGGCGCGGTTGGGATGGATATTAACTGCGGTATTAGGTTTCTCTATAGTCAACTTAAATATGATCCCAAACTCTTTCCCTCAGAAACTCTAAAATTATTAATCAATAGAATTCAAAGAGAAATTCCTGTTGGTTTAGGTCAAAGACGCCGAGAAGCTATTCCCAATCTACCTTTCCGGGAAATTGTTTATCACGGTGCCCAGGCTTTGATTAAAAAGGGTTATGGCGAAAAAGAAGACGTGGAATCAATTGAAGAAAACGGTCGAATGGCTGGCGCTGATCCCAATAATCTCTCTGAAAGAGCCATCAAGCGAGCTGAAAAAGAAGTCGGGACACTCGGTTCTGGTAACCACTTTATTGAAATCCAGGTTTTAGAGAAAATTTATGATCAAGATTTGGCTAAAAAATGGGGCCTTTTTGAAAACCAGATTTGCGTGATGATCCACACTGGTTCCCGGGCTCTTGGTCATCAAACCTGTATTGATTACACTAAGAGATTCTCTGAAGAAGAAGCCAATTATGGTATTAAAGCGCCTATTCCTAATTTAGCGGCTCTACCAACTGATTCACCGGCTGGAACCGCTTATCTTTCGGCCATGGCCGCTTGTGTTAATTTTGCCTTTGCTAATCGTCAATTAATCAGTCATTATGTTCGTGATGTTTTTAAAAGATTATTTAAAACCAAAGAAGCAAAATTAACTCTTCTTTATGATGTCGCTCATAATATTGCCAAATGGGAAAAACATCAAGGTAAAGAAGTTCTGGTTCACCGTAAGGGGGCGACCCGGGCTTTACCAGCCAACCATGAACAAAATCCTAAACATTACTTAGAAACCGGCCATCCTTCGTTGGTGCCTGGCAGCATGGGCGCACCTTCTTATATTATGGTTGGTTTGCCTGACACCAGAGAAACTTATTTCTCCATTAATCATGGCGCCGGTCGGGCCATGAGTCGAAGCGAAGCCAAAAGAAGAATTAAAAAAGAGGAATTCGAAAAACAAATGGGAGGAATTATTTATAATAAACCCTTTCATGTCATTGCTGATGAAGCCCCCCAGGCTTATAAAGATATAAACTTGGTGATTGAGACCTTAGTTGAAGCAGGTTTAAGCAAAAAAGTTTGTCACCTTCGACCCCTAGCGGTGATTAAAGGCGATTAA
- a CDS encoding phospholipid carrier-dependent glycosyltransferase — protein sequence MKVIKKSWRDLLIISLVSLASTALIWLPFFLRLPRFWNINLPAGGMATIMKNFDGLYYVVIAKSLYNPEIIKNLVPFDLPVIYYAAHFPLYPLLIRIGSLVINSLWSMLSISVLAALLSAFVFYLFLKEFRLSKEPLWLAIVYLLFPARWLIVRSVGSPEPLFILFLLLSFYFFKKKNWWLAGSFGALAQLTKPPGILLFLAYGIYIFWQNWQAIKEDWQTKLSQLTKTYAPLFLIPLALLVVSLYYLYIYGDFFAYFHSGDNIHLFWPPLQIFNAAAAWVGTYWLEEAIYIYLIGILGVIYLFKQKRYELGFFTAVFYFTTLFISHRDISRYSLPMLPFILIAFDKFLVRKEFKIAFGVILLPIYLYAINFITGNTLAIADWTPFL from the coding sequence ATGAAAGTCATCAAAAAATCTTGGCGCGATCTCCTGATTATTAGCCTGGTCAGCTTAGCTTCAACCGCCCTTATCTGGCTACCTTTTTTCTTAAGACTACCTCGCTTTTGGAATATTAACTTACCGGCCGGAGGAATGGCGACGATTATGAAAAATTTTGACGGCCTTTATTACGTGGTGATTGCCAAATCTCTTTACAATCCAGAGATTATTAAGAACCTTGTTCCTTTTGATTTACCGGTTATCTATTATGCCGCCCACTTTCCTCTTTATCCCCTTTTAATCAGAATTGGCAGTCTGGTTATCAATTCCCTTTGGTCAATGCTTTCGATTAGCGTTCTGGCGGCCCTCTTATCGGCTTTTGTTTTTTATCTTTTTCTTAAAGAATTCAGACTCTCAAAAGAACCTCTCTGGCTAGCAATTGTTTACCTTCTATTTCCGGCTCGCTGGCTGATTGTCCGCTCCGTCGGTTCACCCGAACCTCTATTCATTCTTTTCTTGCTTCTCTCCTTTTACTTTTTTAAGAAGAAAAATTGGTGGCTGGCTGGGAGTTTTGGGGCCCTGGCCCAACTAACCAAACCGCCGGGAATTTTGCTTTTTCTGGCTTACGGAATCTACATCTTCTGGCAAAATTGGCAGGCAATTAAAGAAGATTGGCAAACCAAACTAAGTCAGCTAACTAAAACCTATGCTCCTCTTTTCTTGATCCCTTTAGCTCTTTTAGTAGTCTCCCTATACTATTTATATATCTATGGCGATTTCTTTGCCTATTTTCATTCAGGTGACAATATTCATCTTTTCTGGCCACCCTTGCAAATTTTTAATGCGGCTGCCGCCTGGGTAGGCACTTATTGGCTAGAAGAAGCAATTTATATTTATTTAATAGGAATTTTAGGGGTGATTTATTTGTTTAAACAAAAACGTTATGAACTGGGATTTTTTACGGCGGTCTTTTATTTCACCACTCTTTTTATCTCTCACCGGGATATTAGTCGTTACAGCCTACCCATGCTCCCTTTCATTCTGATTGCTTTTGACAAATTTTTAGTCAGAAAAGAATTTAAAATTGCTTTTGGAGTAATTCTCTTACCAATCTATCTTTATGCTATCAATTTCATTACGGGGAATACTTTAGCCATTGCTGACTGGACTCCATTTTTATAA
- a CDS encoding PEP-utilizing enzyme, with protein sequence MGIEKALESLEELLKDWGLSQDDWVFTSQYAYRLLGYEVKVREGHFNILVNKNKLPWKVGEGLEIHPPKGTKSARQYHQFVKKTGFEVDIIPGSPLDFEKRSKKTIRYSLPNRKQILVHTPWGCLGELNLLLSQCNDKGWGEDKGARVLTSVDDQRKVFLRRGEKKLAETYGDLIKKYSFLIKKRKIPKAPEKIKKISGIVASKGKASGRVRVILDPARIERFNKGEILVTKMTSPKFTTIIQKTSAIVTDEGGILCHAAIISREMKIPCVVGTQIATKALKDGDLVDVNAEKGVVRKL encoded by the coding sequence ATGGGAATAGAAAAAGCATTAGAGAGTTTAGAAGAGCTTCTCAAGGATTGGGGATTATCTCAAGACGATTGGGTGTTTACTTCTCAGTACGCCTACAGACTTTTAGGCTATGAAGTAAAAGTTAGGGAAGGGCATTTCAATATTCTAGTCAATAAAAATAAACTTCCCTGGAAAGTGGGAGAGGGGCTTGAGATTCATCCGCCTAAAGGAACAAAATCCGCTAGACAATATCACCAATTTGTAAAAAAGACGGGGTTTGAGGTTGATATTATTCCCGGATCACCGTTAGATTTTGAGAAAAGGTCTAAGAAGACTATCAGGTATTCTCTTCCTAATAGAAAACAAATCCTAGTTCACACTCCGTGGGGGTGCTTGGGAGAATTAAACCTCCTTCTCTCTCAGTGCAACGATAAGGGATGGGGAGAAGATAAGGGCGCACGAGTTCTTACTTCTGTTGATGACCAAAGAAAAGTATTTTTGAGGAGAGGAGAGAAAAAACTAGCTGAAACCTATGGTGATTTAATCAAAAAATATAGCTTCCTTATTAAAAAAAGAAAAATTCCGAAAGCTCCGGAAAAAATTAAGAAAATCTCTGGAATAGTTGCTTCTAAAGGAAAAGCCAGTGGTAGAGTTCGGGTTATTTTGGATCCTGCAAGAATAGAAAGGTTTAATAAGGGTGAGATTTTAGTTACTAAGATGACTTCCCCTAAATTTACCACTATTATTCAAAAAACTTCAGCAATTGTGACAGACGAAGGCGGAATATTGTGTCATGCGGCTATTATTTCAAGAGAAATGAAAATTCCTTGCGTAGTGGGAACGCAGATAGCGACTAAAGCCTTGAAAGATGGTGATCTAGTTGATGTTAATGCGGAGAAGGGGGTTGTGAGGAAGTTATAA
- the trmD gene encoding tRNA (guanosine(37)-N1)-methyltransferase TrmD, producing the protein MKIDILTLFPKMFKGPFAESIIKRAQEKELTKIKIHDLRKWTKDKHQTVDDRPFGGGPGMILMVEPIYQALKELRQKQTKTILLTPQGKIFKQTMAKKLAKEKHLIFICGHYEGVDERIRKHLVDEEISIGDYVLTGGELPAMIVIDTIIRLIPGVLKKEEAVKNESFTNNLLEYPQYTRPAKFKGWQAPEILLSGNHQKIKEWRQKKAKEKTKKRRPDLL; encoded by the coding sequence ATGAAGATCGATATTCTCACCCTCTTTCCAAAGATGTTTAAGGGCCCCTTTGCTGAGAGTATTATTAAACGGGCCCAGGAGAAAGAATTAACAAAGATTAAAATTCATGATCTGAGAAAGTGGACAAAAGACAAACACCAAACCGTTGATGACCGACCTTTTGGTGGCGGCCCAGGGATGATCTTAATGGTTGAACCTATCTACCAGGCTCTAAAAGAACTTCGGCAAAAACAAACTAAAACAATTCTTTTAACCCCTCAAGGTAAAATCTTTAAACAAACCATGGCTAAAAAACTGGCCAAGGAAAAACATCTAATTTTTATTTGCGGTCATTACGAAGGGGTGGATGAAAGAATCCGGAAACATTTAGTTGACGAAGAAATCTCGATTGGCGATTATGTTCTGACGGGTGGCGAACTACCAGCCATGATTGTCATTGACACCATTATCAGACTAATTCCTGGTGTTTTAAAAAAAGAAGAAGCGGTTAAAAACGAGTCTTTTACTAATAATCTCCTGGAGTACCCTCAATATACCCGACCGGCTAAATTTAAAGGCTGGCAAGCTCCAGAGATTCTTCTCTCCGGCAACCATCAAAAAATCAAAGAGTGGCGCCAAAAGAAAGCCAAAGAAAAAACTAAAAAAAGAAGGCCGGATTTGCTTTAA
- a CDS encoding dTDP-4-dehydrorhamnose 3,5-epimerase family protein, which produces MKKNRIVLISPEKIKIKKVKVIKRTIFYDPRGFLVETFDSAKEKSKSIYSYNSVTRPGQARDKDQYHFHKHQKDRFTIVRGTMWILLLDMRKNSSTYGRLEVVEAKGADLKIKVKKTVPVYTITIPEGVYHGIMAPGPGEAELVNHPTKEYNPQDEGRISFKEIKVKSLNNAIFSWDLVKKK; this is translated from the coding sequence ATGAAGAAAAATAGAATTGTTCTGATTAGTCCGGAAAAAATTAAAATAAAAAAGGTTAAGGTTATCAAGAGAACAATTTTTTATGATCCAAGAGGTTTTTTAGTTGAGACTTTTGATTCTGCTAAGGAGAAAAGCAAAAGTATTTACAGCTACAACTCAGTGACCAGACCTGGTCAGGCAAGAGATAAGGATCAATATCATTTCCATAAACATCAAAAAGATCGTTTTACCATTGTCCGCGGGACAATGTGGATTTTACTTTTGGATATGAGAAAAAATTCTTCTACTTATGGAAGACTTGAAGTGGTTGAAGCAAAAGGAGCTGATTTGAAGATAAAAGTAAAAAAAACGGTGCCTGTTTATACCATTACTATTCCTGAAGGAGTTTATCACGGCATTATGGCGCCCGGTCCTGGTGAAGCGGAGTTAGTTAATCATCCAACCAAAGAATATAATCCTCAGGATGAAGGCAGAATTTCTTTTAAAGAGATAAAAGTTAAGTCTCTAAATAACGCTATTTTTAGTTGGGACTTAGTTAAAAAGAAATGA
- a CDS encoding CAP domain-containing protein: MNLLEWARHFFIPHQSNNHKAKILQPSVLTVIVAVFLVYQFTINFYVFLLPSVLGYASNITPEQVVELTNQKRLESGLAPLTINSQLNEAAQRKAGDMFAFNYWAHNSPSGRTPWVFFQEVGYKYLYAGENLARDFMNSSSVVEAWMNSPTHRDNLLNGNYKEIGLAVVNGTLEGVETTLVVQMFGTPASAYVAQQSRTTPATVSTPEKTPELGEASTVEEKKIEEEKIVLAPAALAQEKEGSAASPITSPFALTKTLAVLILGIVLGALILDVILVSQKRIVRLSGKNLAHLIFITFLLLAVVLTSQGAIL, translated from the coding sequence ATGAACCTGCTCGAGTGGGCGAGGCATTTTTTCATTCCTCACCAATCTAATAATCACAAAGCGAAAATTCTTCAGCCTTCAGTTCTTACTGTGATTGTGGCGGTTTTCTTGGTTTATCAGTTCACCATTAATTTTTATGTCTTTCTCTTGCCTTCAGTTTTGGGTTATGCCTCAAATATTACCCCGGAACAAGTGGTTGAGTTAACCAATCAGAAACGTTTAGAGAGCGGCTTAGCGCCCTTAACGATTAATTCTCAATTAAATGAAGCGGCGCAAAGAAAAGCGGGTGACATGTTTGCTTTTAATTACTGGGCTCACAATTCACCTTCAGGTAGGACTCCTTGGGTTTTTTTTCAAGAGGTTGGCTATAAATACCTTTACGCTGGTGAAAATCTAGCTCGGGATTTTATGAATTCCAGTTCTGTGGTTGAAGCTTGGATGAATTCACCAACCCATCGGGATAATCTTCTTAATGGAAACTATAAAGAGATTGGTTTAGCAGTGGTTAACGGTACTCTTGAGGGAGTGGAGACAACCTTGGTAGTTCAGATGTTTGGAACACCAGCTTCGGCTTACGTGGCCCAACAATCAAGGACGACGCCGGCAACAGTTTCCACTCCAGAAAAAACTCCGGAATTAGGTGAAGCTTCAACCGTTGAGGAAAAGAAGATAGAAGAGGAAAAAATTGTTCTTGCTCCGGCGGCTTTGGCTCAGGAAAAAGAGGGAAGCGCGGCCTCGCCAATCACTTCACCTTTTGCTTTGACTAAGACTTTAGCGGTTTTAATTTTAGGAATTGTTTTAGGAGCTTTGATTTTAGATGTTATTCTAGTATCTCAAAAGAGAATTGTTCGTCTTTCGGGAAAGAACCTCGCTCATCTGATTTTTATTACTTTCCTTTTATTAGCCGTCGTCTTAACTAGTCAAGGAGCGATTCTATGA
- a CDS encoding TPM domain-containing protein: MKFFKLPVLLLLGFFLVALPVLAQDFPEPTGYVNDFAQLLSPDYRDSLEQNLTEFEEKTTAEIAVVTINSLEGDSIEDYAVRLFEEWGIGKKEKDNGLLILVSKEERKIRIEVGYGLEPVITDGRAGKIIREEMKPAFKEDNYDQGIKLAVEKIQGYITSGEVPSSQEEIQVKALAILPLIIISFIILIYASSFLGRSKRFWPGGVIGGIMGGVLGLIIGTILSFALLTFSLGIFGLLLDYVLSKNYKKLKKKKKPTNFTKSWGGFFSGGSGGSGGGGFGGFSGGSGGGGGASGGW; the protein is encoded by the coding sequence ATGAAGTTTTTTAAACTGCCAGTTCTTTTATTGCTAGGATTTTTCCTAGTAGCCTTGCCGGTGTTGGCTCAGGATTTTCCTGAACCAACTGGCTATGTTAATGATTTTGCCCAGCTTCTTTCCCCTGATTACCGTGATTCTTTAGAACAAAATTTAACTGAGTTTGAGGAAAAAACAACCGCCGAAATTGCGGTGGTAACGATTAATTCCTTAGAAGGTGATTCAATTGAAGATTACGCGGTTCGTTTATTTGAAGAGTGGGGCATAGGTAAAAAAGAAAAAGATAACGGCCTCCTGATTCTAGTATCTAAGGAAGAAAGAAAGATAAGAATCGAGGTTGGTTATGGTTTAGAGCCAGTGATTACTGATGGCCGAGCCGGTAAAATTATTCGGGAAGAAATGAAACCGGCTTTTAAAGAAGATAATTATGATCAAGGAATCAAACTAGCTGTCGAAAAAATCCAGGGATACATTACTTCTGGCGAAGTACCTTCTAGTCAGGAAGAAATTCAGGTAAAGGCTTTGGCAATTTTACCCTTGATTATTATTAGTTTTATTATTCTGATTTACGCTTCTTCTTTTCTAGGAAGAAGTAAAAGATTTTGGCCAGGCGGTGTAATTGGAGGAATAATGGGAGGTGTTTTAGGCCTAATTATCGGGACAATCTTATCCTTTGCCCTTCTGACTTTTAGTCTCGGTATCTTTGGTCTTCTTTTAGATTATGTTCTTTCCAAGAATTACAAAAAACTGAAAAAGAAAAAGAAACCGACCAATTTTACCAAGAGCTGGGGTGGCTTCTTTAGTGGCGGTAGCGGTGGTAGTGGCGGCGGAGGCTTTGGTGGTTTTAGCGGTGGTAGTGGCGGCGGCGGCGGTGCTAGTGGAGGGTGGTGA
- a CDS encoding LemA family protein has protein sequence MKKILIIIGAVVLFAGLSLATFYNNLVTQNQAIENQWAQVETQYQRRFDLIPNLVKSVEGIMSQEQAVFGQIAEARTRYSGAATVEEKAKAATQVESALGRLLVVMENYPELRSAENVSQLMDELAGTENRVAVERRRYNDLVRDYNTTIKKFPANLIAGTFGFNERSYFEAVEGAEQAPEVNIQPEKPE, from the coding sequence TTGAAGAAAATTTTGATTATTATTGGCGCAGTTGTTCTCTTTGCTGGTTTAAGTTTGGCGACTTTTTACAATAATCTGGTTACCCAAAACCAAGCAATTGAGAATCAGTGGGCCCAGGTCGAGACTCAATACCAGCGTCGTTTTGACTTAATTCCTAATTTGGTCAAATCAGTTGAAGGCATTATGAGCCAAGAACAAGCGGTTTTTGGTCAAATTGCCGAAGCGAGAACTCGCTATTCAGGCGCGGCCACGGTTGAAGAAAAAGCTAAGGCCGCCACTCAAGTAGAGTCGGCTTTAGGTAGATTGCTGGTGGTCATGGAGAATTATCCTGAATTACGTTCAGCCGAAAATGTTTCTCAATTAATGGATGAATTGGCTGGGACAGAAAATCGAGTCGCCGTCGAAAGACGACGCTACAATGATTTAGTTCGAGATTACAATACAACTATCAAGAAGTTTCCGGCAAATCTGATTGCCGGTACTTTTGGTTTTAACGAGCGCTCTTATTTCGAAGCCGTTGAGGGAGCGGAACAAGCGCCTGAGGTTAATATTCAGCCGGAGAAACCTGAATGA
- a CDS encoding glycosyltransferase yields the protein MKIVVIIPTYNEKENIAKMIEVLEKEVFPKIKKYEMSILVVDDHSPDGTAEVVKEKMKKYKNVELSLGKKEGLGAAYIRGMKQAMEKMEAVAVIEFDADFQHDPQYIIDLVKKFDQGYDHVIGSRFIKGGLIPKEWGLFRKILTTFGGLFSRIVLFFPKINIVKDTTTGLKLTRTRGVLDQIDFSRLSSGFFYKTQILYQLVQNKAKIVEIPLRFKVREIGRSKLSSKDVIVTLISVILLRLQDPKTIQFMKFAVVGFIGYLVNAIGLEVFYRAGFSPGPATAIATELAIISNFILNNIWTFAEKKIVSLKQLPYKFIQFNLTSMGALIIQTIVVWAGTSFFGDQWRQIFLILAIGFLVLPYNFFMYTTFIWKTRKSKLFGRIQRRIG from the coding sequence ATGAAGATTGTTGTCATTATTCCTACTTACAACGAGAAAGAAAATATTGCCAAGATGATTGAAGTCTTAGAAAAAGAGGTTTTTCCTAAGATCAAGAAATATGAGATGAGTATTTTAGTGGTTGATGATCATTCGCCTGACGGGACGGCGGAGGTGGTTAAAGAGAAGATGAAGAAGTACAAGAATGTAGAGCTTTCTTTAGGTAAGAAAGAGGGTTTAGGGGCAGCTTATATTCGGGGAATGAAGCAGGCAATGGAAAAGATGGAGGCGGTGGCGGTAATTGAATTTGACGCTGATTTTCAGCACGACCCTCAATACATTATTGATTTAGTCAAAAAATTTGACCAAGGTTATGATCATGTTATCGGCTCAAGGTTTATTAAAGGCGGCTTAATCCCCAAAGAATGGGGTCTTTTTAGAAAGATTTTAACCACTTTTGGTGGTCTTTTTAGTCGAATCGTTCTCTTTTTTCCTAAGATTAATATTGTTAAAGACACGACCACAGGTTTGAAGTTGACCAGAACTAGAGGCGTTCTTGATCAGATTGATTTTTCTCGCCTTTCCAGTGGTTTTTTCTACAAAACCCAAATTCTTTATCAATTAGTTCAAAATAAAGCTAAAATAGTGGAAATTCCCTTGAGATTCAAAGTTCGGGAAATCGGCAGATCTAAGTTAAGTAGCAAAGACGTGATTGTGACTCTTATTTCCGTGATTCTTTTGCGGCTTCAAGATCCTAAGACCATTCAATTCATGAAATTTGCCGTAGTTGGCTTTATTGGTTATTTAGTTAACGCCATCGGTTTAGAAGTTTTCTATCGGGCTGGCTTTTCGCCTGGTCCGGCCACAGCCATTGCTACCGAATTGGCTATTATTAGCAATTTTATTCTCAATAATATCTGGACTTTTGCCGAGAAAAAGATTGTTTCGCTAAAACAACTGCCCTACAAATTCATTCAGTTTAATTTAACTTCGATGGGAGCTTTGATTATCCAGACGATCGTTGTTTGGGCCGGGACGAGTTTCTTTGGCGATCAATGGCGTCAAATATTCTTAATCTTGGCGATTGGTTTTCTGGTTCTTCCTTACAATTTCTTTATGTATACCACTTTTATCTGGAAAACAAGAAAATCTAAACTTTTTGGCCGGATTCAAAGAAGGATAGGATAG